A window of the Juglans microcarpa x Juglans regia isolate MS1-56 chromosome 5D, Jm3101_v1.0, whole genome shotgun sequence genome harbors these coding sequences:
- the LOC121266005 gene encoding VQ motif-containing protein 17 codes for MDLKAKKQTWTPCSTSPPLAMRHDSKKISKPKPKIRIIHIFAPEIIKTDAANFRELVQRLTGKPTEKGCNKKPRISLREEPRNASSDKPVAKLELRAGFRGLESRERVKDEEGMWNGENSGGFLGGFADLEGFIQELGEFPFLPLDASHMHGFGEAQLLA; via the coding sequence ATGGATTTGAAGGCAAAGAAACAAACTTGGACACCCTGTTCAACTTCACCTCCCCTAGCCATGCGCCatgattcaaagaaaatatccaAGCCCAAGCCAAAGATACGCATAATTCACATATTTGCACCCGAAATCATCAAAACCGACGCAGCAAACTTCCGCGAGTTAGTGCAACGACTTACTGGAAAACCCACGGAAAAGGGCTGCAATAAGAAACCGAGAATTTCCCTGAGAGAAGAGCCAAGAAATGCTTCATCCGACAAGCCAGTGGCCAAACTGGAGCTCCGAGCTGGGTTTCGTGGTTTGGAGTCAAGGGAGAGAGTTAAGGATGAGGAAGGGATGTGGAATGGTGAGAATTCAGGTGGGTTCTTGGGCGGCTTTGCAGACTTGGAGGGTTTTATTCAAGAGCTTGGTGAATTCCCATTTCTTCCTTTGGATGCGTCACACATGCATGGGTTTGGAGAAGCTCAATTACTTGCCTAG
- the LOC121264660 gene encoding delta(12)-fatty-acid desaturase FAD2, producing the protein MGAGGRMVAPLTPSKSESGSLKRVPHSKPPFTLSQIKKAVPPHCFQRSVLHSFSYVVYDFTITAIFYYIATNYFHHLPQPLSYLAWPIYWIIQGCVLTGVWVIAHECGHHAFSDYQLLDDIVGLILHSFLLVPYFSWKYSHGRHHSNTGSLERDEVFVPKKKSSIPWYSKYLNNPPGRVVTLAITLTLGWPLYLTFNVSGRPYDRFASHYDPHGPIYTDRQRFQIYISDAGVLAVSYGLYRLAMVKGLMWVICIYGVPLLIVNGFLVLITFLQHTHASLPHYDSSEWDWLRGALATVDRDYGILNKIFHNITDTHVAHHLFSTMPHYHAMEATKAIKPILGDYYQFDGTPVYKAMWREAKECLYVEPDEGGQSKGVFWYNNKL; encoded by the coding sequence ATGGGTGCCGGTGGCCGAATGGTAGCTCCCCTAACTCCCAGTAAATCTGAATCTGGCAGTCTGAAGCGAGTTCCACACTCAAAGCCCCCATTTACCCTCAGCCAGATCAAGAAAGCCGTCCCACCTCATTGTTTCCAGCGTTCTGTACTCCACTCATTCTCCTATGTTGTTTACGACTTCACTATAACGGCTATCTTCTATTATATTGCTACCAATTACTTCCACCACCTTCCTCAACCACTCTCTTACCTTGCTTGGCCAATTTACTGGATTATTCAAGGATGTGTCCTGACAGGCGTTTGGGTCATAGCTCATGAGTGTGGACACCATGCCTTCAGCGACTACCAGTTGCTTGATGACATAGTTGGTCTAATCCTCCACTCCTTTCTTCTTGTCCCTTACTTCTCCTGGAAGTATAGCCACGGCCGCCATCATTCTAACACGGGTTCCCTTGAGCGTGATGAGGTCTTCGTCCCTAAGAAAAAATCTAGTATCCCATGGTACTCCAAATACCTGAACAATCCACCAGGCCGGGTGGTCACACTAGCAATCACACTGACTCTAGGCTGGCCTCTCTACCTAACTTTTAATGTTTCAGGCAGGCCATATGATCGGTTCGCAAGCCACTATGACCCTCATGGCCCCATCTACACAGATCGCCAGAGATTCCAAATATACATTTCTGATGCTGGTGTTCTTGCTGTCTCTTATGGGCTCTACCGTCTTGCCATGGTGAAAGGACTTATGTGGGTTATATGCATTTACGGAGTACCATTGCTGATCGTGAATGGGTTTTTGGTGTTGATCACGTTTCTACAACACACTCACGCATCATTGCCCCATTATGATTCCTCCGAGTGGGACTGGTTGAGAGGAGCTTTGGCAACTGTTGACAGAGATTATGGAATCTTGAACAAGATTTTCCACAACATCACAGATACTCATGTGGCACATCATTTGTTCTCAACCATGCCGCATTATCATGCAATGGAAGCTACAAAGGCGATCAAGCCAATTTTGGGAGATTATTATCAGTTTGATGGCACACCGGTTTATAAAGCAATGTGGAGGGAGGCAAAGGAGTGTCTTTATGTTGAACCAGATGAAGGTGGGCAGAGCAAAGGTGTGTTCTGGTACAACAACAAGCTGTGA